The nucleotide sequence GCTCATGGAAATACTCTAAGAGCTCTTGTAAAATACCTTGACAACATACCAAGCGATGGAATAGCAAATTTAAATATTCCTACTGGAACCCCTTTAGTCTATGAGCTTGATGAAAATTTGGAACCAATAACACGCTATTACTTAGGTATGGATGGAAAAATAGAGGATGATAAATTCCCTAAAAAAGTTTAAAAAAGTAATGCCTTAAAACAAAACTATTTTGTTCTAAGGCATTACTTTTTATCTATTAAATGCTTTTCTTCTTGGAAATAATAGTGAAATCCCAACAATTATAATCATGCAAGGTGCAATAAATACCTCTGCACTATATGGTACAAGGTGAAGTGCTTCTATTTCAAATATCATTCCGAACAAAACCATTACTGCTCCACCTATATTAAACCTGCCAATTTTATATAAACGCTGTGCACCTACAGCAATTAAAATCAAAGGCCAAAAAACCGAACTCACATTTCTAACATCTATAATTCCTAATTGTGAAGAAAGCATTGCTGCTCCAGATAGTATAATAATAACTGCTATAAATAATCTTGTTTTCATATTAACCACTCCTAAACGTAATTTATGATGTAATTATATAATTATTATATAGTATCTTTAAGTGAGCTAAGTAATATT is from Clostridium acetobutylicum ATCC 824 and encodes:
- a CDS encoding LiaF transmembrane domain-containing protein, whose amino-acid sequence is MKTRLFIAVIIILSGAAMLSSQLGIIDVRNVSSVFWPLILIAVGAQRLYKIGRFNIGGAVMVLFGMIFEIEALHLVPYSAEVFIAPCMIIIVGISLLFPRRKAFNR